The following proteins come from a genomic window of Achromobacter sp. AONIH1:
- a CDS encoding DUF932 domain-containing protein, whose product MSLATRFAHRSPVLRADRPLSDDQIRAVAPSIFADAPHESRSERYAYIPTATVLTKLRQEGFEPFMVCQTRVRNEDRREFTKHMIRMRHASQINGSEANEIILLNSHDGTSSYQMLAGMFRFVCHNGLVCGETTADIRVPHKGDVAGEVIEGAYEVLQGFEQVQASRDAMRVITLETGEEEILARSALALKYDDPTRPAPVTETQLLAPRRFDDRRPDLWSVFNRIQENMVKGGLSARTSNGRRQRTREVQGIDQNLRLNRALWMLADGMRQLKA is encoded by the coding sequence ATGTCTCTCGCAACCCGCTTTGCCCATCGTTCCCCAGTGCTGCGCGCGGATCGTCCGTTGTCGGATGACCAGATACGCGCTGTTGCCCCTTCCATCTTCGCTGACGCTCCCCACGAAAGCCGATCCGAGCGGTATGCCTACATACCGACCGCGACCGTGCTGACCAAGCTGCGTCAGGAGGGCTTCGAGCCCTTCATGGTGTGCCAGACCCGTGTCCGCAACGAGGACCGGCGCGAGTTCACCAAGCACATGATCCGCATGCGCCATGCGAGCCAGATCAACGGCTCGGAAGCCAACGAGATCATTCTCTTGAACAGCCATGACGGTACCAGCAGCTATCAGATGTTGGCTGGCATGTTCCGCTTCGTTTGCCACAACGGCCTGGTCTGCGGTGAAACCACTGCCGACATCCGCGTCCCCCACAAGGGAGACGTGGCCGGTGAGGTGATCGAAGGCGCATACGAGGTCCTCCAGGGCTTCGAGCAGGTGCAGGCGTCGCGAGACGCCATGCGCGTCATCACCCTTGAAACAGGGGAAGAAGAAATCCTCGCGCGCTCCGCACTGGCGCTCAAGTATGACGATCCGACCAGGCCTGCGCCTGTCACGGAGACTCAACTGCTTGCGCCCCGTCGCTTCGACGATCGACGACCGGACCTGTGGTCGGTGTTCAACCGCATCCAGGAAAACATGGTCAAGGGTGGCCTGTCGGCACGTACGTCCAATGGGCGTCGGCAGCGCACCCGCGAAGTGCAAGGCATCGACCAGAACCTGCGCCTGAACCGGGCGTTGTGGATGCTGGCCGATGGCATGCGCCAACTGAAGGCCTAA
- a CDS encoding DUF3275 family protein → MAAKSAPKSSAPLIVPGQLTLRTINGRNGRFNVGRLVTAIGEFAVKDAELEQYPEGKYDGEFHIRFIYPKAYPTAGGMRFEIRANLDGMTLSGLDRLSKDEARSFATQEVDPLDEDVAQPSATPAVKPAADPVQASADPLIDTTPFGVDAPSATVAASGGPDSDDAALFGLLWPLSESVKLDSTIDRRTLRAQIARLGELGYALDFKSQQWNRPEQQAA, encoded by the coding sequence ATGGCGGCCAAATCAGCCCCGAAGTCCAGCGCCCCCCTCATCGTCCCCGGGCAGCTCACGCTGCGCACCATCAACGGCCGCAATGGCCGGTTCAATGTCGGCCGGCTGGTCACCGCCATCGGTGAGTTCGCGGTCAAGGATGCAGAGCTGGAGCAGTACCCCGAAGGCAAGTACGACGGGGAGTTCCACATCCGCTTCATCTATCCCAAGGCCTATCCCACGGCCGGTGGAATGCGTTTCGAGATCCGCGCCAACCTGGACGGCATGACCCTCTCGGGCCTGGACCGGCTGAGCAAGGACGAGGCTCGCAGCTTCGCCACGCAAGAGGTCGATCCGCTGGACGAGGACGTGGCTCAGCCATCGGCTACGCCGGCGGTCAAGCCTGCTGCCGATCCTGTACAGGCCTCGGCCGATCCGCTGATCGATACCACGCCCTTTGGTGTGGATGCGCCATCTGCGACCGTGGCTGCCTCCGGCGGCCCCGACAGTGACGATGCCGCATTGTTCGGCCTGCTGTGGCCGCTGAGCGAATCCGTGAAACTGGATTCGACCATCGACCGCCGCACCCTGCGTGCCCAGATCGCCCGGCTGGGCGAACTGGGCTACGCCCTCGACTTCAAGTCACAGCAGTGGAACCGGCCCGAACAACAGGCCGCCTGA